The DNA segment GGTCCGCCAGTGGCGGCACCTCGGCGCCACCGACCATGGCAAGCAGGCATGCCAGCAAATCCTTGCTCACCAGGCTGGAAGTCCAGCCATCCAGGATGATCTGGTGGTTCGACAGCACAATCGCGAATCGCCCGGATTGCGGCGCCAGCGTGATGTGATACAGGCGCAGTGCCGGTGCCCGGGTCAGGTCGTAAGGCTTGCAGCGATCCTCCGCCATCAGTGCCTGCACGGCTGCTTGTTGCGCTGCTTCATCAAGATGCGAGTAATCCAGCGCAGTCAGTGCAAAGTCCGCATGGCGGCAAACGACTTGCAGCGGCACGCCATGGTCATCTTCGATGAAACGCGTGCGCAAGACCTTGTGGCGCGCCACCAGCGCTTGCCAGACTGCCTGCAGGAGCTGCCGGTCGAGCGGGCCTTCCATGACGGACAGCGCTTGCGAGACATTGCTGCGCTGGCCAGCGCGATAGCGGTGGTAAATTTCCGACTGCAGTGCAGTCAGGGCATAGCAGTCTTCCACGTCCGCAGCCACGATGCCATGCTGCGCCAGGGTGGCATCCGGCAGGTGGCTGCGCTGGTGCGCCGCATGCAGCCCGGTCCAGTCGGCATGCGCGAGTTGCTGCAGCAGCTCGGCCAGATTGTCGAGCAGGCGCCGGACAGTGGCTTCCGTTTGGCGCCCGGTGCTGTAAGTCCAGTTCAGTTCCAGGCAGCCATCCTGGATCAAGGCGGCAATTTCATGCTGGTACAGGCGGTGGTTGTCGGCGCCCCGCAAGGCATCGATGGCGCACTCCTGACCGCCGGCGGGAAGGTCGACCTGTCCAAGGTAATTCAGCGATACCTGGGGTCGCGGCAATCCGGCGAGGCGCGCGCGCAGATCGGCATTGTCATGGAGATTGGTAAGCCAGGAAAGGCTCAGGCCCTGGCGCGGCACGGCATCGATTTGCGCCTTAATGCCAAGCAGTTGTGCCGGCAAGGCTTGCGGCTGCAGCTGCAGGAATAGCGGTGCGCCGCTGCCGAACCAGCCGACCGTGCGGCCAAGATCCAGCCCGTCGAGGTCAGGCCGGCCATGGCCGACCACGTCGAGCGCGACATTTGTGCTGCCTTGCCAGTCGGCCACCGTCCTGGCCATCCCGGCGATCAACAGCTCATTGAACTTGACGCCTGTGGCACGTGCAGCTTCCTGCAAGGCTTGCGTTGCCTCGGCGCTGAGCCGGGTGGCAAGGGTATGCGCATCGCGCTGCCGGTTTGATCCGTTCGAAAAATCCTCCGGCAAAGTCGTCGCCGATTGCGCGGCGTTGCTGCCGATTTGTCCGGCAGCTTGCTGCCAGTAGGCGATATCAGGAGCCAATGCATCGGTATTGGCCACAACGGCCAGCTGTTCGGCAAATGCCTTGTACGACGACGTCTTCGGCGGCAATAGCGCAGCCAGGTCGCTGACACCCTCGCCGGCAGCGACCAGTGTCGTTAAATCCTCGAGAACGACGCCCAGCGACAGCGCATCCATCACCAGGTGATGGGCGATGATCGCCAGCCTGGCGCCGCCGTCGGGCAGCTTGAAGCAGGCCAGTTTGCACACCGGACCGCCCTGGATGTGCATCTGTTCCTGCACACGCTGGCAATGCGACTGTATGCTTGCGTCGAGGGCGTCCGCCGGGATGCCCGACAGGTCGGCATAGTCGGCATGATGCTCCGCCTGCAGCTCCGGATAAACCTGCTGCCAGGCGCTGCTTTCATGGCTGCGGACAAAGTGCGAGCGCAAGGCATCGTGATGACTGACCAGCGCGGCTACGATTGCATTCCAAGCTTCGGGCGCCACCGGCTTTGCAGCGTCGACCAGCAAACCGACGTTCCAGCGGTCGGCATCGGCCCAGGCTGTATCCAGGAATTGCTGCTGCACCGGCGCGCACACCGCTGCGCCGCTGACCTCGCCCTGCTCGACCACGATCGCGGGCGATTTATTCAGGGATTGGGCGATCTGCGCGATGGTGGGCGTGGCGAACATCTGCTTGGGGTCGACCAGCAAGCCCATTTTCTTGGCCTTGACGACAATTTTTACGCCCAGAAGGGATTCGCCACCGAGTTCGAAGAAATTGTCATGGATGCCGATTTTGGCAATGCCCAGCGTCTCTTGCCAGATTGCAGCAAGTAGCTTTTCTTCCGGGCTCGACGGCGCGACATATTCTGTCGACAGGCTTGGCCGCTCGTACAGCGCGAGGCTGTCTGCAGTGGCGCCATCGGCTTGTGCTTCGGCGGCGTCGCCATCCTCCGCCATGGCATCGGCGAGCTTGCGGTTCTTTCGCAGCAATTGCTGGAAGTCGACGGTCGAGATGACTGTTTGCGGCTTGCCGCTGGCGAGCGCGCGGTGGATTACTTCCACCCCTTCGCGCGGCAGGATTGCCGTCTTGTTTTCCTGCAGGCGCTGCAACAGTGCCGGGTCGCCTTTGGCGCGCGCAGTTTGCAGCGGCGTGCTCCACACGTCCCAGTTGATCGACAGGTAACGGGTGGCGCCGCCATCGCCTGCGGTAATGCGGTGCGACTGCGCCACGGCATCGAGATAGGCGCACGCGGCGACATAGCCAGCCAGGCCATAGCCGGTGGTGGCCACCGACATCGAGGAACACAGGAGCACCAGGTCGAGCTTGTCCTCCGCCAGCGCGTCCAGCAGGTTCCGGGTACCCCGTACTTTGGGCGCCAGCACCGCTTCGATGATGTCACGCGAGGTTTCACGCAGCGGCACGAATTCGCCATAACCGGCGCAATGCACCAGGCCATGGATACGGCCAAGGGCGGCCCTTGCCTGGGCAAGCGCTGCGGCAAGCTGGATGGCGTCCGTCACATCGGCCTGCAGCAGCAGGATCTGGGCGCCGGCAGCGCGCAATTCGCGGATGCTGCGAATCTGTTCCTTGAGGACGGCATCCTGGGTAGCCTCGGCGAGGATGGCATCCCAGTCCTGCTCCGCCGGGAAAGCGGCACGCTGCAGCAGCACCAGGCGCGGACGCACTGCAGCCAGCGCCTGCGCATGGGCGAGACCCACGCCGCCCAGGCCGCCGGTGATGACGTAGACGCCATCCTGGCGCAGCGGCAGCTGGTCCAGTTCCGGCCCGGCGGTCTCCATCGGAATGAAATCCCGGACAAAACGCAAGCCGTGGCGCAAGGCAACGGTATCGCCATCTTGCTGCCCGAGCGGAGCAACGAGGCGGCGCATCTCGGCAGCGACGGCATCGGTCAGATGGGCACTGGCCGGTTCGCCGCTGCCGGCATGGATATCGAGCGTGGCAAAACGGACATGCGGGAATTCGTAAGGGATCACCCGGGCAGGCCCGGCAACCAGCGCCTGCAGGCAGTCGACCTGGTCGCCCGAGAGCACCGCTTCGCGGTCTGCCGTGACGGCGAGAATCGATACGGCCCGGGATGGCAGGCAGGCATCCAGCGCCTGCGCCAGGTAGACAAAGCTCAGCTGGCAATTGACATAGCCCTGCGCCTCCCCTTCCGGGCGGTCAAGACTCCAGCCATGCAGCACGGCATCCGCTTCGACTTGCCGCTTCCGCAAATGCTGCAGCAAGGTGACGTAGTCGCCCGGAGCAGCGGCATTGATGCGGTACTGGTGCTCGCCGGCTTCGGCAAAGGATTCCCCCAGCGTGACCGTGATCGCGCGCGCGCCCTGCATGCGCAGGCGCTCTGCCACCGCGGCAAGAATGCCGCGCCCGTCGACGAATGCCAGCACCGTCTGCAAGCCGCCCGCCGCGCTGACTGGGGGCGCGGGCGCAATCTCCTGCAAACGCCAGGCGGGTTGCCAGAACCAGTCCGCCACCGGCAACTTGGCGCCCGACTGGGTTGCTGCCTTACGGTTTTCCACCCAGTAGCGCTTGCGCTCGAATGGGTAGCCCGGCAAGGCGATGCGCTTCCTTTGTTCATCGCCGTGGAATGCCTTCCAGTCCGGGGCAATGCCGCTCAGCCAGAGCTTGCCCAGGGTTTCCAGCAAGTGGCACTGGTCATCCTTTTCTTCCTTCACGTGGCGCAGGCTGTTCAGCAACACACTGGGTGAATTCGGCGGCAACTGGCTGCGCACGAAGCTGCACAGGGCATTGCCGGGGCCGACTTCGACGAACACCGTGTTTTCATCCTTGAGCAACGTAGCGATGCCGTCGGAAAAGCGCACGGTCTGGCGCAGATGGTTTTTCCAGTAGGCCGCAGTGGCGATTTCCGCCGGATCGGCCCAGTCGCCGGACATGTTCGAAATGAACGGAATGCTTGGTTTGCCGAACTTGATGGAGGAGAGGAATTGGCCGAAGTCCTGCAGGATCGGATCTACCATCGGTGAATGGCCGGCGGTATCGATCAGGAGGCGCTTGTATTCGACCTCGCGGCCTTCCAGGATTTTTTCGAACGCCTGCATCGGCGCCAGGCGCCCGGCCACCACGCAGCGGCCCGGATCGTTGATGGTGGCAATCGACACGCCATCGATCAAGAGCTGCCGTACCTCGTCGGCCGGCAGGGTCACGCTCAGCATGGCGCCTTTTTCGATTTTTTCGAACAGCGCGCCACGGCAGCAGATCAGGCTGACCGCGTCTTCGAGGCTGAAGACCCCGGCGATGCAGGCGGCCGTATATTCGCCCAGGCTATGGCCGACAAGCACATCCGGCTTCACGCCCCAGGACATCCACAGCTTCGCCAGGCTGTATTCCACCGCGAACAGCGCGGCAAAGAAGTTCTTCGGTTTTTGCAGGATGGCGGCATTTTCTTCGGCGCGCGCGGCATCCGGGTAGATCAGGCCCACCAGGTCCAGCCCCATCTTTCGGCGGAACAGCGCCGCGCATTCATCCAGGCTGGCGCGGAATGCCGGCTCCTGTTCGTACAGGCCGCGCGCCATGTCCACGTGCTGGGTGCCGCCGCCGGGGAACATGAAGACGACCTTGCGCTTCTTGTCCGCAGCGCGGCCACTGAAACCCTTGGCAGGTCCGACCTGTCCCGCCAGGCGCGGCGGCTTGTCGTCCTGCAGCACGAAGGCGCGGCGGAAAGCGAAATCCTTGCGCCCGACTTGCAGCGTATAGGCGGCATCCGCCAGCTTTTCGCCAGCATTGTTTTTCATCCAGTCGGCCAGGTTTTCCGACATGCGATCGAGCGCTGACGGTGTCTTTGCCGCCAGAAGCAGCAATTGCCAGGCGCGGCTGCCGGACGATTCGGTTGCCGGCGGTTCTTCCAGCACCACGTGCGCATTGGTGCCGCCAATGCCCAGCGAGCTGACGCCGGCGCGCGCCGGATACTCGCCTTCTTCGATGCGTTCGAGCTTGTCGATGACGTAAAACGGGCTGTTGTCGATATCCAGCTTGGGATTCGGCTTTTCGAAATTCAGGCTTTCCGGAATCACCTTGTGCTTGAGCGACAGTGCCGCCTTGACCACGCTGGCCGCACCGGCTGCCATCCCCAGGTGCCCGATATTCGACTTGACCGAGCCGATGCCGCAAAAATTCTTTTTTTCCGTCTGCAGACGGAAGGCGCGCGTGAGCGCCGTGAATTCGATGGGGTCGCCCAGTTCGGTAGCCGTGCCGTGCGCTTCGATAAAGCGGATGCTGTCCGGCTCCACGCCGGCGACCGCCTGCGCCTCGGCGATGATATTGGTCTGCCCCACGATGCTGGGCGCGGTGTAGCCGATCTTTTCGGAGCCATCATTGTTGACGGCAGAGCCCTTGATCACTGCGTAAATCGTGTCATTGTCGGCGAGCGCATCGTCCAGGCGCTTGAGCAGCACGAAGCAGGTGCCGGCGCCGCCGACCGTGCCCTGCCCTTTCGCGTCGAATGCCCGGCAATAGCCGTCGGGAGAGCTGTAACCGCCCTGGTGATAGATGTGGCCGGTGCAATTGGGCGTGGCAAGATGCGAGCCGCCGGCCAGCGCCATCTTCGACTCGCCGTTCAGCAGGCTCTGGCAAGCCAAATGGATGCACACCAGCGACGTCGAGCAGGCCGTTCCCAGCGCAATGCTGGGCCCGTTAAGGTTGAGCTTGTAGGATATGCGCGAGGCGAACATGTCCTTGTCGACACTGATCTGGGTATCCAGCGCATCGCCGGCAGTCGTGGCTTCGTCGCCCTTGAGCAGGTTGAAGATGAAATACGTGCTCATGTTGACGCCGGCGAACACCCCGATGCTGCCATTGACCGATTCCGGCGTGTAACCGGCATGTTCCAGCGTCTGCCAGGCCACTTCGAGCGCAAAACGATGCTGCGGGTCCAGGTTGGCGGCTTCGCGCGGATTCATTTCGAAAAAATGCGCGTCGAACTTGTCCTGGTCGGGGATAAAGCCAGCGGCGGGAACGAAGTTCGGGTCATCCAGCGCAGCCTGCGATACCCCCATGCGCTCGAGTTCCTCGCGTGAAAAGCGTGTGATGCAATCGGTCGAGCTGACCAGATTGGCCCAGAACTGGTCGATATTGTCGGCCTTGGGAAACCGGCCAGCCATGCCGATGATGGCAATGTCGTTGTTGACATCATCGTAAGCGTCATCGGTGCTGTCGTCGTAGGCGTCGTTATTGTGCATTGTTGTCGAATCAGTCATCGGATCTATGGATATTAGCGTGCGACCTTGCGTTCGCGCGAACGGTTTCGTCGCTGCATTGCAGCGCGCCTTTCCTGACCGGCGTTGCGCGCGGCATCTGCGCCGCCGCTTCCGCCAGGTTTGTCGCCGTCCTGCTCGCCCAGGAAGGCAGCGAGCTTTTCGACAGTGGTCGAATTGAACAGCTCCACCATCGGAAACTGCACGTTGAGCTGCAACTGGATTTCATGGTGGAGCTTGACGATCAAGAGCGAGTTTGCCCCGACATCGAAGAAGTTGTCGCGGATACCGATGGACTCGCTTGCGCCGAATACTTCGCTGGCAATGCGGGTCAGGGTTTGCTCCATTTCGTCGCGCGGCGCGACCTTTTCTGCGCGGGCCGGCGTGAAACTGGCCATGCTGCGGCGCAGTGCAATCACATCCACGGCACCGCTCGCATCCACCGGAAGCGCCTCCAGCTGGGTATAGCTGGACTCGAGCGCGAGGCCGAACTCGTCTTGCAGCGCGCTGGCCGCGGCCACTTCCCGCGCCAGGTCAGGTTCGCTGCCGCTGAAATAACACAGCAAGGGACGCTGGCGCAACCGGGGCGAAGCCAGACCCCGGCGGATATTCGGCCGGGTATCGTCGAGGCCGATCAGGACGTTGCGGCAGCCATGCCACAGGGCCGCGAGCAGCGAATTGAGGCCCTTGGCAAGC comes from the Janthinobacterium sp. 17J80-10 genome and includes:
- a CDS encoding type I polyketide synthase, whose translation is MHNNDAYDDSTDDAYDDVNNDIAIIGMAGRFPKADNIDQFWANLVSSTDCITRFSREELERMGVSQAALDDPNFVPAAGFIPDQDKFDAHFFEMNPREAANLDPQHRFALEVAWQTLEHAGYTPESVNGSIGVFAGVNMSTYFIFNLLKGDEATTAGDALDTQISVDKDMFASRISYKLNLNGPSIALGTACSTSLVCIHLACQSLLNGESKMALAGGSHLATPNCTGHIYHQGGYSSPDGYCRAFDAKGQGTVGGAGTCFVLLKRLDDALADNDTIYAVIKGSAVNNDGSEKIGYTAPSIVGQTNIIAEAQAVAGVEPDSIRFIEAHGTATELGDPIEFTALTRAFRLQTEKKNFCGIGSVKSNIGHLGMAAGAASVVKAALSLKHKVIPESLNFEKPNPKLDIDNSPFYVIDKLERIEEGEYPARAGVSSLGIGGTNAHVVLEEPPATESSGSRAWQLLLLAAKTPSALDRMSENLADWMKNNAGEKLADAAYTLQVGRKDFAFRRAFVLQDDKPPRLAGQVGPAKGFSGRAADKKRKVVFMFPGGGTQHVDMARGLYEQEPAFRASLDECAALFRRKMGLDLVGLIYPDAARAEENAAILQKPKNFFAALFAVEYSLAKLWMSWGVKPDVLVGHSLGEYTAACIAGVFSLEDAVSLICCRGALFEKIEKGAMLSVTLPADEVRQLLIDGVSIATINDPGRCVVAGRLAPMQAFEKILEGREVEYKRLLIDTAGHSPMVDPILQDFGQFLSSIKFGKPSIPFISNMSGDWADPAEIATAAYWKNHLRQTVRFSDGIATLLKDENTVFVEVGPGNALCSFVRSQLPPNSPSVLLNSLRHVKEEKDDQCHLLETLGKLWLSGIAPDWKAFHGDEQRKRIALPGYPFERKRYWVENRKAATQSGAKLPVADWFWQPAWRLQEIAPAPPVSAAGGLQTVLAFVDGRGILAAVAERLRMQGARAITVTLGESFAEAGEHQYRINAAAPGDYVTLLQHLRKRQVEADAVLHGWSLDRPEGEAQGYVNCQLSFVYLAQALDACLPSRAVSILAVTADREAVLSGDQVDCLQALVAGPARVIPYEFPHVRFATLDIHAGSGEPASAHLTDAVAAEMRRLVAPLGQQDGDTVALRHGLRFVRDFIPMETAGPELDQLPLRQDGVYVITGGLGGVGLAHAQALAAVRPRLVLLQRAAFPAEQDWDAILAEATQDAVLKEQIRSIRELRAAGAQILLLQADVTDAIQLAAALAQARAALGRIHGLVHCAGYGEFVPLRETSRDIIEAVLAPKVRGTRNLLDALAEDKLDLVLLCSSMSVATTGYGLAGYVAACAYLDAVAQSHRITAGDGGATRYLSINWDVWSTPLQTARAKGDPALLQRLQENKTAILPREGVEVIHRALASGKPQTVISTVDFQQLLRKNRKLADAMAEDGDAAEAQADGATADSLALYERPSLSTEYVAPSSPEEKLLAAIWQETLGIAKIGIHDNFFELGGESLLGVKIVVKAKKMGLLVDPKQMFATPTIAQIAQSLNKSPAIVVEQGEVSGAAVCAPVQQQFLDTAWADADRWNVGLLVDAAKPVAPEAWNAIVAALVSHHDALRSHFVRSHESSAWQQVYPELQAEHHADYADLSGIPADALDASIQSHCQRVQEQMHIQGGPVCKLACFKLPDGGARLAIIAHHLVMDALSLGVVLEDLTTLVAAGEGVSDLAALLPPKTSSYKAFAEQLAVVANTDALAPDIAYWQQAAGQIGSNAAQSATTLPEDFSNGSNRQRDAHTLATRLSAEATQALQEAARATGVKFNELLIAGMARTVADWQGSTNVALDVVGHGRPDLDGLDLGRTVGWFGSGAPLFLQLQPQALPAQLLGIKAQIDAVPRQGLSLSWLTNLHDNADLRARLAGLPRPQVSLNYLGQVDLPAGGQECAIDALRGADNHRLYQHEIAALIQDGCLELNWTYSTGRQTEATVRRLLDNLAELLQQLAHADWTGLHAAHQRSHLPDATLAQHGIVAADVEDCYALTALQSEIYHRYRAGQRSNVSQALSVMEGPLDRQLLQAVWQALVARHKVLRTRFIEDDHGVPLQVVCRHADFALTALDYSHLDEAAQQAAVQALMAEDRCKPYDLTRAPALRLYHITLAPQSGRFAIVLSNHQIILDGWTSSLVSKDLLACLLAMVGGAEVPPLADHADFGQYVRWLAQRPAASDEAHWRKVFSGYRPTDPLAALPVCSPVPSTGEDRYASHQLTVDAALLDRIQECARASQTTANAVFQAAWALSLAQVSGSRDIVYGVTVSGRSADYEGIAEVVGQCTNSLPVRLAVDAAASVTQLLQAVHGANADAQAHAGLPLARIAELLEGEGAAPLYSSNFIFENIPRAASGEGALPIRSIAADWVDGWHFPLRVFVVPEEQTWVRFAYDNRRFASADVLGLAGRYHRNLASIVARQGQPIASLMGE